The Methanobacterium sp. BAmetb5 genome includes a region encoding these proteins:
- a CDS encoding inorganic phosphate transporter → MDWLLIIGVVISVYMAFNIAANDIGNSVGTAVGSGSLTMRKALILGAVFEFIGALYLGNNVIKTVGSGIISADVLGSAGAFIITLAAALWITITIIKKIPISGSDAIISAVFGYGLVSVGLSSMNLNVLGLVLISWVLSPLIGMVMGFGIYYLLKNAFIRKVRDIGARGRLEKVFSYLQIGSSAFAALNVGAIDIAVATGVLFYAFGGSAGFDLKLIGALGIVMGILVAGGRITDTVGRRITDLIPSRGFSAQISAASVVFLFATMGMPVSPTQTLVGTVIGVGLARGTKTVKLDVIKNIATTWISTIPACIALSIFLYLLVNLLV, encoded by the coding sequence ATGGACTGGCTCCTCATTATCGGCGTGGTTATAAGCGTTTATATGGCTTTTAATATCGCAGCCAATGATATAGGAAACTCAGTGGGAACTGCCGTAGGCAGTGGATCCCTTACCATGAGGAAAGCCCTTATTCTGGGTGCGGTGTTTGAATTTATAGGTGCCCTTTACCTGGGAAATAACGTGATAAAGACCGTGGGCAGCGGCATAATCAGTGCCGATGTTCTGGGTTCTGCCGGGGCATTTATCATTACTCTGGCCGCAGCACTGTGGATAACCATCACCATCATTAAAAAAATACCAATATCCGGTTCTGACGCCATTATCAGTGCTGTTTTTGGCTACGGCTTGGTGAGCGTGGGGCTAAGTAGTATGAATCTTAATGTACTGGGCCTTGTACTTATCAGCTGGGTTTTGTCACCGTTGATAGGTATGGTGATGGGATTCGGAATTTATTATCTCCTTAAAAATGCATTTATCCGTAAAGTCCGGGATATTGGAGCGCGGGGTCGTCTGGAAAAGGTTTTCTCCTATCTGCAGATTGGTAGTTCTGCCTTTGCTGCACTCAATGTAGGGGCTATAGACATCGCCGTAGCTACTGGAGTACTCTTTTACGCCTTTGGAGGGAGTGCAGGGTTTGACCTTAAACTCATTGGGGCCCTGGGAATTGTCATGGGGATATTGGTGGCCGGGGGCAGGATCACCGATACCGTGGGCCGGAGAATAACTGATTTAATCCCTTCAAGGGGTTTTTCAGCACAGATATCAGCTGCTTCGGTTGTGTTCCTGTTTGCCACCATGGGAATGCCAGTTTCACCCACTCAAACCCTGGTAGGAACAGTTATAGGGGTGGGTCTGGCCCGGGGCACTAAAACTGTAAAACTGGATGTGATCAAAAACATTGCCACCACTTGGATCAGTACTATTCCTGCCTGTATTGCTCTTTCCATCTTCCTGTACCTTTTAGTAAACCTGCTGGTGTGA
- a CDS encoding prenyltransferase, with amino-acid sequence MAVILAIPFSVDRFLGGYAVLLLAHLSVSYTNDYWDFEVDHYNQPTLFAGGSGVLIQNPELRPFAKNFGIILIFLSLSLAVVFSFIYSSVTFFLIALLGNLLAWYYSAPPLKLSYRGLGEVATALSGFILPAAGYVAICGYLDLKIVLFTIPFVIFMTSFILSVEIPDMEGDGKGRKNTFIVKNGRKKGFMMIGLVGVMGTLSLLLLSLSGLFPQINFQLLALLSMFPTLVGLYLFLRRTSKKEKAIQLVNINIPILVVFITLFNLYFLSGIIF; translated from the coding sequence TTGGCAGTTATTTTAGCCATACCCTTTTCTGTGGATAGGTTCCTAGGGGGATACGCAGTTTTATTATTGGCCCATCTATCTGTTTCCTACACCAATGATTACTGGGATTTTGAGGTAGACCACTACAACCAGCCCACTCTTTTTGCCGGGGGAAGCGGTGTATTAATTCAAAATCCGGAGCTTCGGCCATTTGCCAAAAACTTTGGAATAATTTTAATCTTTTTGTCCTTATCTCTGGCTGTAGTTTTTTCTTTTATTTATTCCTCGGTGACATTCTTTTTAATTGCTCTTTTAGGAAATTTACTGGCCTGGTACTACTCCGCCCCACCATTAAAACTATCTTACCGGGGTTTAGGTGAAGTGGCAACGGCGTTAAGTGGATTTATCCTTCCGGCAGCGGGTTACGTGGCTATTTGTGGATATTTAGATTTAAAAATAGTTCTGTTCACTATACCCTTTGTTATTTTCATGACTAGCTTTATTCTAAGCGTGGAAATACCGGACATGGAAGGTGATGGAAAAGGCCGTAAAAACACGTTTATAGTGAAAAACGGGAGAAAAAAGGGTTTTATGATGATAGGCCTGGTTGGAGTTATGGGCACCCTATCCCTCCTGTTACTATCCCTTTCTGGTCTCTTCCCCCAGATCAACTTCCAGTTACTGGCTTTGCTGTCAATGTTCCCCACACTGGTAGGTTTATACCTTTTCCTCCGGCGTACCTCTAAAAAGGAAAAGGCAATTCAACTTGTAAATATAAACATCCCGATTCTGGTGGTTTTCATCACTCTTTTTAATCTCTATTTCCTTTCGGGAATCATATTTTGA
- a CDS encoding VOC family protein encodes MELKYICPLITVEDIEKSRKFYEEILNQEVEMDHGANVAFKGGFAIHDREHYQGLLGESPIVNTTTPKLFMELYFESEDLDEICQKLESVNVKFAHNIQEQPWGQKVMRFYDPDGYIIEVGEPLELVVRRFASQGLSTEEISERSSVPVEFVKMVLDQK; translated from the coding sequence ATGGAGTTAAAATATATCTGTCCCCTGATCACCGTGGAGGACATTGAAAAATCCCGAAAATTCTATGAAGAAATCCTGAATCAGGAAGTGGAAATGGATCACGGGGCTAACGTGGCCTTTAAGGGTGGTTTTGCCATCCATGATCGGGAACATTATCAGGGGCTTTTAGGAGAATCTCCAATAGTAAACACCACTACCCCTAAACTGTTTATGGAATTATACTTTGAATCTGAGGATCTGGATGAGATATGCCAAAAATTAGAGTCAGTTAATGTTAAATTCGCCCACAATATCCAGGAACAGCCCTGGGGGCAGAAGGTTATGCGTTTTTATGACCCGGATGGTTACATCATTGAGGTGGGCGAACCCCTGGAATTGGTGGTGCGCAGATTTGCCAGTCAGGGCCTTTCCACCGAAGAGATATCTGAACGTTCTTCGGTGCCCGTGGAATTTGTTAAAATGGTTCTAGATCAAAAATAA
- a CDS encoding DNA-3-methyladenine glycosylase, translating into MYQSTFNIKAQAPFDFDLSCRIFSEGDRSIKKYANNHFWQAVTVDEVTLLLYIESAGSVDDPELAVSVESEEELSPDILKSIPTTVHRIFNLGLDLKPFYEQAKSDDILSPITNRLYGLKNPSTPTLFEALVDSILEQQISLIAAHSIGNRFIKQFGSSVHLYGQDYYSYPSPEDLTHLDLEELRKCGMSSRKAEYIRDLSLETVNGDLDLDSIRRMSSTTKMIESLTSIRGVGLWTAEMSLLRGLGRLDAIPADDVGLQRIIGHYYHRNKVSSQDARDIASSWGKWKGLASYYLIVAELMKIS; encoded by the coding sequence ATGTATCAGTCAACTTTCAATATTAAGGCTCAGGCACCTTTTGATTTTGATCTTAGTTGCAGGATTTTTTCCGAGGGGGATAGAAGTATAAAAAAATATGCCAATAATCATTTCTGGCAGGCAGTTACCGTTGATGAGGTTACGCTGCTTCTATATATTGAATCTGCGGGGTCGGTGGATGATCCGGAACTGGCAGTGAGTGTGGAATCCGAGGAGGAACTGTCTCCGGATATTCTTAAATCAATTCCTACCACTGTTCACCGGATTTTTAATCTGGGATTGGACCTGAAACCATTTTATGAACAGGCCAAATCCGATGATATTTTATCCCCCATTACAAACCGACTTTACGGTCTTAAAAATCCTTCCACTCCCACGCTCTTTGAGGCTCTGGTAGATTCCATTCTGGAACAGCAGATATCCTTAATTGCAGCCCACAGTATAGGGAACCGTTTCATAAAACAGTTTGGATCGTCAGTTCATCTTTATGGCCAGGATTATTATTCCTATCCCTCTCCAGAAGATTTAACTCATTTGGATCTAGAAGAACTCCGTAAATGCGGTATGAGTTCTAGAAAGGCAGAGTATATACGTGATCTCTCATTGGAAACAGTCAATGGAGATTTAGATTTAGATTCTATAAGGAGAATGAGTAGTACCACCAAAATGATAGAATCACTAACCTCTATTAGGGGTGTTGGGCTATGGACAGCTGAAATGTCCCTTTTACGTGGTTTAGGAAGATTGGATGCTATTCCTGCAGATGACGTGGGATTGCAACGGATTATAGGCCATTATTATCACAGGAATAAGGTATCCTCACAGGATGCCCGTGATATTGCCAGTTCATGGGGAAAATGGAAGGGATTGGCCAGTTATTATTTAATTGTGGCTGAATTAATGAAGATCAGTTAA
- a CDS encoding PLP-dependent aminotransferase family protein: MNYRFANRMNKIPRSFMREILKVTDDEDMISFAGGLPNPQSFPVEAIKDATSKVLTQDGDKVLQYSTTEGYHPLREYIAERYQGQGLEVGLDDILITNGSQQCLDLVGKVFLDRNDGVIMERPTYLAAIQAFGLYEPEFHPVPLLDDGVDLHALETTLKEEDVKIFYTVSSFQNPTGITYSASKRKKVAELMGKYDTILVEDNPYGEIRFMGEDIAPIKSYSPDSILFGTFSKIVSPGMRMGWIVAPPEIMEKLITAKQASDLHSNYFTQRVVYQYLQDNDVDRHIQSIRKLYKLQRDQMVQSIRKYLPEGVKHTSPEGGMFLWVTLPEGVSAMELFQLAIEENVAFVPGETFYTEDPEINTMRLNFSNSNVEEIEEGIKRLGKAIEKLQAN; this comes from the coding sequence ATGAATTACAGATTTGCTAATCGTATGAACAAGATACCAAGGTCTTTTATGAGGGAGATCCTGAAGGTTACCGATGACGAGGATATGATTTCCTTTGCCGGGGGATTGCCCAATCCCCAGTCATTCCCAGTTGAAGCCATAAAAGATGCCACTTCTAAGGTTTTAACTCAAGATGGGGACAAAGTTTTACAGTACAGTACCACCGAAGGATACCATCCGCTAAGGGAATACATAGCCGAAAGATATCAGGGCCAAGGACTGGAGGTGGGGCTGGATGATATCCTCATAACCAATGGTTCCCAGCAGTGCCTGGATCTGGTGGGTAAGGTCTTCCTGGACCGTAATGATGGAGTGATCATGGAGCGACCCACCTACCTGGCAGCAATACAGGCCTTTGGATTGTATGAACCAGAATTCCACCCCGTACCACTCTTAGATGATGGGGTGGACCTCCATGCCCTGGAGACCACACTGAAGGAAGAAGATGTTAAAATCTTCTACACTGTCAGCAGCTTCCAGAACCCCACGGGGATCACCTATTCTGCCAGTAAAAGGAAAAAGGTGGCGGAATTAATGGGAAAATACGACACCATACTGGTTGAGGATAATCCCTACGGTGAGATAAGGTTCATGGGGGAAGACATAGCTCCTATTAAATCGTATTCGCCTGATTCAATCCTTTTCGGGACTTTCTCCAAGATCGTCTCTCCAGGAATGAGGATGGGCTGGATTGTGGCCCCTCCAGAGATCATGGAAAAGCTCATCACTGCCAAACAGGCCTCGGATCTCCACTCCAACTACTTCACCCAGAGGGTGGTCTACCAGTATCTGCAGGATAACGATGTGGATCGCCATATACAAAGCATAAGAAAACTTTACAAGTTGCAGAGGGATCAGATGGTTCAGTCCATCAGGAAGTACCTCCCTGAGGGTGTTAAACACACCTCACCGGAGGGCGGGATGTTCCTCTGGGTCACTCTACCCGAGGGTGTGTCAGCCATGGAACTTTTCCAGCTGGCCATTGAAGAAAATGTAGCCTTTGTACCGGGAGAAACATTCTACACTGAAGATCCGGAAATAAATACCATGAGGCTGAATTTTTCCAATTCAAATGTAGAAGAAATTGAGGAAGGAATTAAAAGGTTGGGAAAGGCCATTGAAAAATTACAGGCCAATTAA
- a CDS encoding 4Fe-4S dicluster domain-containing protein, producing MKPVDSSLLKKEICEECSRLRIPLVGFAPVERWEHPPEELPHDFSTWIPPEFWPQSIYPETRTVVVIGQSVPLPILETAPSIYYHELYNTVNTILDIKAYELSTFLTMKGHPSVFIPRDGYGDIEVLLEKPLTFFSHKHAAYLAGLGSFGLNNVLLTPDWGPRVRFTSIFTTLELEGDPIPGDDLCTHCLSCARNCPVDALEMEEKADFPPPMDKVSCATRSRRLRKEYRSPCGICIKVCPVGQDRETFKRGKTSMYTTRTGFEKYHQAWEHVRRYGSKKHIHYK from the coding sequence ATGAAACCGGTAGATTCATCCCTTTTAAAAAAGGAAATATGTGAAGAATGCTCCCGCCTGAGAATACCCCTGGTTGGCTTTGCACCGGTGGAAAGATGGGAACATCCCCCGGAAGAACTTCCCCATGACTTCTCCACCTGGATACCCCCAGAATTCTGGCCTCAGTCCATCTACCCGGAAACCCGGACCGTGGTGGTGATTGGGCAATCTGTACCACTGCCCATTCTGGAGACTGCACCCTCCATCTATTATCATGAACTCTACAACACGGTAAACACCATCCTGGATATTAAGGCCTATGAATTATCAACCTTCCTGACTATGAAGGGGCACCCTTCCGTCTTCATCCCCCGGGATGGTTACGGTGATATTGAAGTTCTCCTGGAAAAACCCCTGACTTTTTTCTCCCATAAACACGCCGCCTACCTGGCTGGTCTGGGATCATTTGGATTGAACAACGTCCTTTTAACTCCTGATTGGGGGCCCAGGGTCCGCTTCACCAGCATATTCACCACCCTGGAACTGGAAGGAGATCCCATTCCCGGTGATGACCTGTGCACCCACTGCCTCTCTTGCGCCCGGAACTGTCCAGTAGATGCCCTCGAGATGGAGGAAAAGGCAGATTTCCCACCACCTATGGATAAAGTAAGCTGTGCCACACGCAGCCGTAGACTGCGAAAAGAATACCGGTCCCCCTGCGGTATCTGTATTAAGGTCTGCCCGGTGGGCCAGGACCGGGAAACATTCAAAAGAGGGAAAACATCCATGTACACCACCCGGACTGGTTTTGAGAAGTACCACCAGGCCTGGGAGCATGTGCGCCGCTACGGAAGTAAAAAACATATTCACTACAAATGA
- a CDS encoding cation-translocating P-type ATPase, with the protein MVNEMDLENIKGLEEGEVSQKIKEEGYNELPSSEKRSFFTIVLEVIREPMFLLLIGCGTIYLILGDLQEALMLLAFVFVIMGITFYQERKTERTLEALRDLSSPRALVIREGKEKRIPGREVVTGDIIMLKEGDRVPADAVVLDCSNLLVNESLLTGESVPVRKVQCGGVMDMHPPGGDGLPSVYSGTLVVQGQGVAQVVSTGLNTEMGRIGKRLQTLETEDTSLQKETRTLVRNMALVGVALCAAVVVIYGITRMDWLNGFLAGITLAMAILPEEFPVVLTIFLALGAWRISRKNVLTRRSHAIQALGSTTVLCVDKTGTLTLNQMSVDMIMNGDDFYQVTRGTDHLPESFHELVEFSILASQRDPFDPMEKSLKEFGNDTLQETEHLHEDWKLIREYPLSQELLAMSHVWQSPDGEDYIIAAKGAPEAVADLCHMESAELEQLSRNISQMASEGLRIIGVARARFKKTDLPGKQHDFNFQFLGLVGFLDPVREEVPQAVEECYQAGIRVVMITGDYPGTARNIAQKIGLKDPEKVITGDQLNDMDDETLKEQVKDVNIFARMVPEMKLRLVEAFKSNGETVAMTGDGVNDAPALKSAQIGISMGGRGTDVAREASSLVLLQDDFSSIVSSVKMGRRIYDNLKKATAYIFAVHVPIIGMSFLPVLFQWPLVLFPVQIVFLELIIDPACSVVFEAEKAEANAMKRPPRSPSETLFNRQNIGMSILQGIVVLVVVLAVYLMGLNLQGESSARTLSYITLIFANLALILTNRSWSRTMIQTLRTPNTALWWVLGGAVLFLAAVLYFPPLQQLFKFCPLSLWEILGCFLAGMLSVIWFEGLKWFKNRQRDNLEPSG; encoded by the coding sequence TTGGTAAATGAAATGGATCTGGAGAACATCAAGGGCCTGGAAGAAGGGGAAGTATCACAGAAAATAAAAGAGGAAGGATATAATGAACTCCCATCCTCAGAAAAGAGGTCTTTTTTTACCATAGTCCTAGAAGTAATCCGGGAACCCATGTTTCTCCTCCTGATTGGCTGTGGAACCATTTACCTAATCCTAGGAGACCTCCAGGAAGCATTAATGCTTCTGGCATTCGTTTTTGTGATAATGGGCATAACTTTTTACCAGGAAAGGAAAACTGAACGCACCCTGGAAGCACTGCGGGATCTTTCCAGTCCCCGTGCCCTGGTTATACGAGAGGGTAAAGAAAAACGGATACCGGGAAGGGAAGTGGTCACCGGTGACATCATAATGCTCAAAGAGGGTGACCGGGTACCGGCAGATGCCGTGGTCCTGGACTGCAGTAACCTCCTCGTAAACGAGTCCCTGCTCACCGGTGAGTCTGTGCCCGTAAGGAAAGTGCAGTGCGGTGGGGTGATGGATATGCATCCCCCGGGTGGAGACGGATTACCCTCAGTCTACTCCGGAACCCTGGTGGTGCAGGGTCAAGGTGTGGCCCAGGTGGTGTCCACTGGCCTTAACACCGAAATGGGACGCATTGGAAAACGCTTGCAGACCCTGGAGACTGAGGATACCAGTTTGCAGAAGGAAACCCGGACCCTGGTACGTAACATGGCCCTAGTTGGTGTGGCCCTGTGTGCCGCAGTGGTGGTAATCTATGGAATCACCAGAATGGACTGGCTCAACGGATTTTTGGCCGGTATAACCCTGGCCATGGCCATACTCCCCGAAGAATTCCCGGTGGTTCTCACCATCTTCCTGGCCCTGGGTGCCTGGAGAATAAGCAGGAAAAACGTGCTCACCCGACGCTCCCATGCTATCCAGGCCCTGGGATCAACCACCGTACTCTGTGTGGATAAAACCGGTACACTCACCCTTAACCAGATGTCAGTGGATATGATCATGAATGGTGATGATTTTTATCAGGTTACCCGTGGCACAGACCACTTACCCGAGTCCTTCCACGAACTGGTGGAATTCAGCATACTGGCCAGTCAACGGGACCCCTTTGATCCCATGGAGAAATCCCTTAAGGAATTTGGTAACGACACACTACAGGAAACTGAACACCTCCATGAGGACTGGAAACTCATCCGCGAATACCCCCTGTCCCAGGAATTACTGGCCATGTCCCATGTGTGGCAATCCCCAGATGGTGAAGATTACATCATTGCTGCTAAAGGAGCACCGGAAGCTGTAGCTGATCTCTGCCACATGGAATCAGCAGAACTGGAACAGTTATCCCGTAACATATCCCAGATGGCCAGTGAAGGGTTGAGGATAATAGGGGTGGCCCGTGCACGGTTTAAAAAGACAGATCTACCGGGTAAACAGCACGACTTTAACTTCCAGTTCCTGGGACTGGTGGGATTCCTGGACCCAGTTCGTGAGGAAGTGCCCCAGGCAGTAGAGGAGTGTTACCAGGCCGGTATCCGGGTGGTCATGATCACCGGAGACTATCCTGGCACCGCCCGCAACATAGCCCAGAAAATAGGCCTTAAAGACCCGGAAAAGGTTATAACGGGTGATCAATTGAATGATATGGATGATGAAACCCTTAAAGAACAGGTGAAGGATGTTAACATCTTCGCCCGTATGGTGCCGGAGATGAAACTGCGCCTGGTAGAGGCCTTTAAATCCAATGGGGAAACTGTGGCCATGACTGGAGATGGTGTCAATGATGCCCCGGCCCTTAAATCTGCCCAGATCGGTATCAGTATGGGTGGACGTGGGACGGATGTGGCCCGTGAGGCATCATCCCTGGTTCTACTGCAGGATGACTTTTCATCCATTGTATCCAGTGTAAAAATGGGACGCCGTATCTATGACAACCTGAAAAAGGCCACAGCCTACATCTTCGCTGTGCATGTTCCCATTATTGGAATGTCCTTCCTACCCGTACTTTTCCAGTGGCCCCTGGTACTTTTCCCGGTTCAGATCGTGTTCCTGGAGCTGATCATTGACCCTGCCTGTTCAGTAGTCTTTGAAGCGGAAAAAGCAGAAGCAAACGCCATGAAACGTCCTCCACGCAGTCCATCGGAAACCCTTTTCAACCGGCAGAACATTGGTATGAGCATTCTCCAGGGGATCGTGGTTTTAGTTGTTGTTCTGGCCGTTTACCTGATGGGTCTTAACCTGCAGGGGGAGTCCAGTGCCCGGACATTGAGTTACATCACCTTGATCTTCGCCAACCTGGCCCTGATACTAACCAACCGTTCCTGGTCCCGTACCATGATCCAAACTCTCCGCACCCCTAACACTGCCCTGTGGTGGGTTTTAGGAGGTGCAGTGTTGTTTTTAGCAGCAGTTCTGTACTTCCCCCCACTGCAGCAGCTATTCAAATTCTGCCCCCTCAGCCTATGGGAAATTCTGGGCTGCTTCCTGGCCGGTATGTTGAGTGTGATATGGTTTGAGGGATTGAAATGGTTCAAAAACAGGCAAAGGGATAATCTGGAACCATCCGGATAA
- the gntC gene encoding guanitoxin biosynthesis PLP-dependent (S)-gamma-hydroxy-L-arginine cyclodehydratase GntC, which produces MKPVKRVQSIDLSGIRKMFDMVGENSINLALGEPDFDTPQYIRDAVKDALDEGFTHYTGNTGIPELREAITHKLQRENHIETSPEQVIVTVGASGALYSSINALVEEKDEVIIPDPGFVAYDACVKLSGGRSIPAPLKDENEFQIKAEDVLELVTPHTKAIIINSPGNPTGAVMEKEDVKGLADIAHDHDLMIISDEIYDQIIYEKKHYSPARYCDKVITINGFSKTYAMTGFRIGYLAAPPEVMEDILKIHQYSVTCATSISQKAALAALQGPQDSVKEMRDEFKRRRDLVVGRLRSMGIDCHQPHGAFYVFPSVENPEKLVEEALKKDVVLVPGSSFGKYGEGHFRISYAASYQDLEKSMDQLESLHW; this is translated from the coding sequence ATGAAACCTGTAAAAAGAGTTCAATCCATTGATCTATCTGGAATCCGTAAAATGTTCGATATGGTGGGGGAAAATTCCATCAACCTGGCACTGGGTGAGCCAGACTTTGACACTCCCCAGTACATCCGTGACGCAGTAAAAGATGCCCTGGATGAGGGTTTCACCCACTACACGGGTAACACCGGAATACCGGAACTCCGGGAAGCCATCACTCATAAGTTACAAAGGGAAAACCACATTGAAACCTCCCCGGAACAGGTCATAGTAACGGTGGGGGCCAGCGGGGCACTTTACTCCAGTATCAACGCTCTGGTGGAAGAGAAGGATGAAGTCATAATCCCGGATCCGGGTTTTGTGGCCTACGATGCCTGTGTGAAACTCAGTGGAGGCCGATCCATACCGGCACCCCTCAAGGATGAAAATGAGTTCCAGATAAAGGCAGAAGATGTGCTGGAACTGGTAACCCCCCACACAAAGGCCATTATAATAAATTCTCCCGGCAACCCCACCGGGGCAGTGATGGAAAAGGAAGATGTGAAGGGACTGGCTGATATTGCCCATGATCATGACCTTATGATTATCTCTGACGAGATCTACGACCAGATCATCTATGAAAAGAAGCATTACAGTCCGGCACGTTACTGTGATAAGGTTATAACCATTAATGGATTTTCCAAGACCTATGCCATGACTGGTTTCCGTATTGGATACCTGGCAGCACCCCCAGAAGTTATGGAAGATATTTTAAAAATACACCAGTACAGTGTTACCTGTGCCACTTCCATCTCACAAAAAGCAGCACTGGCTGCACTGCAGGGACCCCAGGACAGTGTGAAAGAAATGCGTGATGAATTTAAAAGGCGCAGAGATCTGGTGGTTGGCCGGCTGCGCAGTATGGGAATAGACTGCCATCAACCCCACGGAGCCTTTTACGTGTTCCCCTCAGTGGAAAACCCGGAAAAACTGGTGGAAGAGGCCCTGAAGAAGGACGTGGTTCTGGTTCCTGGTTCTTCCTTTGGTAAATACGGGGAGGGGCACTTCCGAATATCTTACGCTGCCTCCTATCAGGACCTGGAAAAATCCATGGACCAACTGGAGTCCTTGCACTGGTAA
- a CDS encoding amino acid permease: MAYLKRELGLFDVVNLVIGTIVGADIYIAAAFGAGYLGPSSIFAWLLAGLMAITIALCFAECSSLLPRVGGPYAYAKEAFGDFVGFMAGWALLIASWSAIAVFPLAFVSYLLYFYPTMPQWLQVIVKILFILILTLINYYGVKEAGRLNDVLTILKLAPILLFTLFGIVYFLFNPGLFLSNFTPLVPLGWGGMGSALVLIFWAYVGFELVTVPSDEIKDAKKTIPKAIILGMGVIIIFYLVTNLVILGAVPWMELSTSSAPLSLAGSALLGGFGAILLTVGALFSISGSDEAGILSSARIPYAMAGDGLLPGFFARVHPEYGTPYVALALQGIFTGVASILGSISQLIILSVFTLLFCYLITSLAVFPLKKKYDGGINLPWLIPVLGVVISLYMMTQCKFNEILTGVLIIVLGIPIYVKYSPGEEIKSVKREIELGRGIFARWIRAPDRFLVHFLRRLAVLIRKIRLWVS, from the coding sequence ATGGCTTATCTGAAAAGGGAACTCGGACTTTTTGATGTGGTCAACCTGGTAATTGGAACCATTGTGGGGGCTGATATCTACATTGCCGCTGCCTTCGGTGCCGGTTACCTGGGACCCTCCTCCATATTCGCTTGGTTACTTGCTGGTTTAATGGCCATTACCATTGCTCTGTGTTTTGCCGAGTGTTCTTCACTTTTACCGCGGGTTGGTGGTCCTTATGCCTATGCTAAGGAAGCATTCGGAGATTTTGTCGGTTTCATGGCTGGTTGGGCGCTGTTAATAGCATCCTGGAGTGCCATAGCAGTTTTTCCCCTGGCTTTCGTTTCGTATCTTTTATATTTTTATCCAACCATGCCTCAGTGGTTGCAGGTAATAGTAAAAATCCTTTTTATCCTGATTTTGACCTTGATAAATTATTATGGGGTTAAAGAGGCTGGTAGGTTAAATGATGTTTTGACCATTCTCAAACTGGCCCCTATCCTCCTTTTCACCCTCTTTGGGATAGTGTACTTCCTGTTCAACCCGGGATTGTTTCTATCTAACTTCACGCCCCTGGTACCACTGGGCTGGGGAGGGATGGGAAGTGCTCTAGTACTGATATTCTGGGCCTATGTGGGTTTTGAACTGGTTACTGTGCCCTCTGATGAAATTAAAGATGCTAAAAAGACCATTCCTAAGGCCATAATCCTGGGGATGGGAGTGATCATTATATTCTACCTGGTCACCAATCTGGTTATTCTGGGGGCCGTGCCCTGGATGGAGCTCAGTACTAGCAGTGCACCCCTATCTCTGGCGGGGAGTGCACTTTTAGGAGGATTTGGTGCGATATTGTTGACAGTAGGGGCATTATTTTCAATTTCAGGCTCAGATGAAGCAGGAATATTATCATCTGCCCGCATACCCTATGCCATGGCAGGAGATGGGCTTTTACCCGGATTTTTTGCCAGAGTGCATCCCGAGTACGGGACCCCCTACGTTGCCCTGGCATTACAGGGTATTTTTACCGGGGTTGCTTCCATCTTGGGGAGTATCAGCCAGCTTATCATATTATCGGTTTTCACCCTTCTATTCTGTTACCTTATAACCAGTTTGGCGGTGTTCCCTCTCAAAAAGAAGTACGATGGCGGTATCAATCTGCCCTGGTTGATTCCGGTGTTGGGCGTGGTTATATCACTTTACATGATGACCCAATGTAAATTCAACGAAATATTAACTGGAGTTCTGATTATAGTCTTGGGAATTCCAATTTATGTGAAATACTCCCCGGGAGAAGAGATAAAATCAGTTAAAAGGGAAATTGAACTGGGAAGGGGAATTTTCGCCCGGTGGATACGGGCACCGGACAGATTTCTGGTACACTTTTTAAGGAGACTGGCGGTTTTAATCCGGAAAATCAGGTTATGGGTCAGTTAA